The following is a genomic window from Fusibacter sp. A1.
GCGCATCCTTGCGCACAAATAACAAGGATACTCGGATGCAACGTCATCGACCACGTCGAAGATATGTGACTCGTACATATCAACGGGAATTTCCATGTGTTTACAGTTGTTTAGCAGCAGCTCCCTATTGATCTCATGAAAACCAGGGTCCATGGCGATAAAGGAAAGCTTAAAGCCGACTGAACCGTGCTTTTGAACCTCTTGTAAGAGTTTTGAAAGCAGCAATGAATCCTTGCCGCCCGAAACCCCCACAGCCACGTGGTCTCCTTCTTTGATCAGTTCGAAATCCTGCAGCGCGAGGATGAACTTACGCCAGATGTCTTTTCTAAACTTTTTAATGATGGATCTTTCAATTTCTGCGTTGGGTCTGAGTTCGTGTTCAGGAATAAGCAGCTCGCAGCCGCTACCTTGAAGTTTGTTCATTTTATCGCCTTTCTGACCAAGCCCGAATAGAAATACGATCTATCCCGACTGTACCTAGTAATTTTATCGAGTTTGATTATATACGCTACACCCCATAATTGCAACAAAAAAGCCAGCCCTAGCCAGCCTTGTTGTCAATTCTTCTAATTTATCTTTTAATCCTCATTCTTCACTTGATCATGCTCTTTGCGATACCCCTTCAACTGAAGCGTCTTTGTAGGACAAGCGTCGATGCAGTGACCGCACTCCACACAAAGGCTTGATTGTATCTTACGCCCTTTTTGGGCGGACTTCATGATGTTGATGTTCATCTCACACTGCTTGTTGCAACTTGCGCAGGACACACATTCTGAGTGGTTTGTCTCGATGCCGTGTCCAAACAGCAGGCCCCAGAAGGACAGCATGGTTCCGGCAGGACAGTAGTAGCAGTAGCCGCGACCGTTTAAGAAAAGATAAAGCGCCAAAAATAGCATCAGCTCGAGGCTCAGGTATTTGACAAGCTCAAAGGTCCTTAGTATATCCACATTGATAAAGCTAGCACCTGCAAGTGCGATGATCCACAAAAGGATCAAAAGCATGTTCGCTGTGATCAGAAACATCTTTAGGGTCAAAAGAAATAGCTTTAGTGTTTGATTGACCTTGTCTCTGCCCTTGTCAAAATGCAAAACGAGAGGCAGGGCTTCAGAAAAAGTCTCGGCGTGGCATCCGCCATACGGGCAGATCATGCTGCAAAAGATGCGTCTGCCTTTTATTGCGACAGCACCGTAAACGAGCACCTGAAACGCCACATACACGGTAAGCATCACTTCAGCGCCCCGCCCGCCAAATGCGGCTCCGACGTTGCTATGTAAAAAATGTCCGTCATAAAGAAGTTGAAGCGGGTAGGTCGACCACGGGAATGGCATGAAGGCGTACACAAATTCATAATAGCCTGTCATTACAGGTAAAAGCACGAAAAGAAGACTCATCATGACCATAAAGCCAGCAATGGATTTTCGCCTGTAGATATGTCTTTTGCTATATAGCTTAAACATGAGGATGCCGCCGTAGAGTACAAAGGCTGTACGCCCTATGGTTTCGAACAGTTCATAGATCAGGGTGATCCTCTCGCCCTGCAGGATACCGAGCATAGGCTTTAGCCCCACGTTCAGTCCAGCGATTAGAAAACCAAGTATTAGGTACATCCAAACTGCCGTTTTCAATTGTTTTACAGTTCCCGCTCTCGAATTCATACATCCTCCAGTAAGTTGACTTTTTTCTATTATATCAAAAACTGCCTGGATAGGGGTTAAAGAGTGATATTCTATGAAATAAGTTCAAGAAAATCGATCTTAGTCAATTTTATTTCGACTCTCGAAAAAGATTGACCTCTTCTTTTTAAAACGTTACAATAGCACTGAAGGTAGGGGGACTGAAATGACTGTTAATAAGAGTAACGAGACAAGATTTAAGCACAACTTCAAGATTTTCATCACATTCGGAATTCTTTTCGAGCTGATGAATTCCTTTTATATGCCGTTTGCGATCAAGTTCTTAGAACGGGTCGGAGGCACCGAGTTCGACATTTCACTCTTCAATTCCATGAAGGGTCTGATTATGATCTTCGCAGTGCTTCCGGGCGTCTTTTACATCAACCGCCACGACGACAAGAAAAAAGTCACTTCAAATTTTGTGCTGATCGTCACCATACTTGTCTTGTCGCTAGTAGTCATACCTTTTTTACCGGGCGCCATCCGGCCGTTTTCTTTCATTTTGATCATGACGCTGATGACCATACCTACTTCGATCTATAACGCCAGCTATCAAAACTTCACCGGCGACCTGTTCCCTGTAAGAAGGGCTCAAGTGATTGCGAAAAGGAGCATGTACACCATCGTCTTCACCACCGTTTTCACGTTGATCTCCGGCTTGATTTTCAAATACGTACCAAAGACCGACGACCAGCGGCTGATTATCTATCAGATATTCTTCGTTCTAGCTTTCGTGCTTGGTCTTGTAGCTGTCTATGTGTTCAACAAATTCGACTACAGCCCGGCGCCAACCCATAAGCGATATGAATTCAAGGGCAGCTTCACACGAGTCTTCAGCAACAAGCGGTTTAAAAAATTCGTGCTGTCTTCTACGATCTTCCACTTCGGATGGCAGATGGGATGGCCGCTCTTTAGCATCTACATGATCAAGACCCTTGGGGCCGACGAACTTTGGCTTGCCATCATCAATATCGGTTCCGCCTCTGTCATGTTCTTGGGCCATAAGATCTGGCCAAAGATGATCGACACCTACGGAAACGAGAAGATCGCGACTATTTGTACCTTAGGCATGGCACTGACGCCGATCCTATACGCCCTGTCGCCAAACCTACTGGTACTGACTGTCGTTTCTACCGTTACAGGATTCTTCACAGCAGGCACGATCACCGTGCTCTTTAGCGACATGCTCGAGGTGACTCCCACAGAAAACCGAATCGTCTATGTGGGTTACTACAACACCGCCACCAACATCACACTAGCCATCTCGCCCTTTGTCGGCCTGTTCTTCTTAAACCGCTTCGGCATCGTAGGCGCCCTCTTCATCACCGCTGGATTCAGATTCATCGGCGGCCTCGCGTTTTACCTGAGGGAGCGCTCGGAAAGAAAGTACCTGGAAAAGCAGCAATAGGTGAATCGTTATTAATAATTGAGTTCTCCGTGTGGATTTTAGAGATTTTTCTCTATAAAACCACACGGAGATTTTTTATTGCAAGGCTTTAAACACATATCTAATATTGCATCTTACTTTTGTCATTATTTTAAATGACCACTATTGTGAGACGCTACGCTTTCTGAGGGCGCTGAGACACGATTTGAATGAATGCATGAGGCGGGGTTTTAGGGAGGGTAGACATGAAGCCTACCCGTACAAAGGCGTAGAATGCAATGCAGTTGTAGGGGTAGGCTTTATGTCTACCCGTGATTTATAGTTCGATAGGGCTACCACGAGGGTAGCTACTACGCGAGGTTGGGTGGCGTTTGTTATTGCTGTATTCTTACAAAACTGTAGTTTCTGCCGCTTTGTTTGGCTCTGTACATTTCGACGTCGGCTAGATGGATCAGCTGTTTTTCGTCTTTTACGGTGCCGGGCATGGCCCATACTCCGCCGATACTCACAGTGACATAGCGTCTTTTGTCTTGTGCGTCGTACTGGATGTCCATGTCCTGGACTGCGATCCTGATTTCGTCCGCTAGCTGCTGGGCCTGCTGGGGTGTTTTTCCCCTGCTGATGTAGATGAACTCCTCGCCGCCGTAGCGCACAAAAATATCGTGCTTCTGCTTGGCGATCTTATTGATGCAGTGACTGATCTGCACTAGGCAGTCATCACCCGCAAGGTGTCCCAGTGTATCGTTGAAGAGCTTGAACTTGTCGATATCGATTAAGAACAGGCTGATACTTGAATCCTGCTGCCCATAGTCGGCCAGGTACTTGTTGAGCGCTCTTCTGTTCAGCTGACCGGTCAGTTCATCATAGTTCACCTTGCTTAAGAGTTTCTCGTTTTCAAGCTTCAACTGCTTATTGCGTCTTCTTTCGCTTTCGATCTGCTGCAAGGTGGCCTCTTCGTAGATATCGGTCTTGTCAAAGTTCAGATTGTACTTCACTTCGTGACGGATGATATTCAGCTTGTCGACCATCAGCTGC
Proteins encoded in this region:
- a CDS encoding 4Fe-4S binding protein, translated to MNSRAGTVKQLKTAVWMYLILGFLIAGLNVGLKPMLGILQGERITLIYELFETIGRTAFVLYGGILMFKLYSKRHIYRRKSIAGFMVMMSLLFVLLPVMTGYYEFVYAFMPFPWSTYPLQLLYDGHFLHSNVGAAFGGRGAEVMLTVYVAFQVLVYGAVAIKGRRIFCSMICPYGGCHAETFSEALPLVLHFDKGRDKVNQTLKLFLLTLKMFLITANMLLILLWIIALAGASFINVDILRTFELVKYLSLELMLFLALYLFLNGRGYCYYCPAGTMLSFWGLLFGHGIETNHSECVSCASCNKQCEMNINIMKSAQKGRKIQSSLCVECGHCIDACPTKTLQLKGYRKEHDQVKNED
- a CDS encoding MFS transporter, whose protein sequence is MTVNKSNETRFKHNFKIFITFGILFELMNSFYMPFAIKFLERVGGTEFDISLFNSMKGLIMIFAVLPGVFYINRHDDKKKVTSNFVLIVTILVLSLVVIPFLPGAIRPFSFILIMTLMTIPTSIYNASYQNFTGDLFPVRRAQVIAKRSMYTIVFTTVFTLISGLIFKYVPKTDDQRLIIYQIFFVLAFVLGLVAVYVFNKFDYSPAPTHKRYEFKGSFTRVFSNKRFKKFVLSSTIFHFGWQMGWPLFSIYMIKTLGADELWLAIINIGSASVMFLGHKIWPKMIDTYGNEKIATICTLGMALTPILYALSPNLLVLTVVSTVTGFFTAGTITVLFSDMLEVTPTENRIVYVGYYNTATNITLAISPFVGLFFLNRFGIVGALFITAGFRFIGGLAFYLRERSERKYLEKQQ